The Cellulophaga lytica DSM 7489 nucleotide sequence TTTATTAACTATAAAAATAGTTGCATAACTAAAAAAATAGGTTTAAGTTTGGTTTCTGATAAATTCGAGTTGTAATACATACAATATGAAAAAGTTAACAAACAAAGAGGAAGAAGTACTTAAAATTTTGTGGAAGCTAGAAAAAGCTTTTGTTAAAGATGTTTTGGCAGAATTTAAAGAAGATAAGCCACATTACAATACGCTATCTACTATGATTAGGAATTTGGAGGAAAAAGGATATGTTAGTCATACTGCATACGGCAACACTCATCAATACTACCCAATAGTAGAGAAAGAAGTGTACAGAAAAGGATTTATGAGTAGGGCAATTACAGACTTTTACAGCAACTCATACAAGAGTTTGGTGTCTAATTTTGTTAATGAAGATAAAATTAGCGTAGATGAACTAAAAGAGATTATTAACCATATAGAAAACAATAAATAATGGAGTATTTAATTTTTATTGCTAAAAGTAGTTTGGTTATAGCCTTATTTTTTATTTGTTTTCAGGTGTTTTTACGTAACGAAACATTTTTTAAAGCTAAAAGATGGTTTTTGCTAGCGGGTATATTTGTAGCAATGGCATTTCCTTTTTTAATTATAACCAAGGTAGTTTTTGTAAATACTCCTGTTGTAGATTTTAATCAATTAACCAATACGGTTGTCAATCAGTCATCAGTAGAAAATATAAATTGGTGGTTGGTAATTTTGACTGTTTACGCTATGGGTTGTATATTTTTCTTAGGTAGATTTTTAGTGCAACTAGCATCTTTATTTAGTTTAATTAATAAAGGAACAAGCACAAGAGTAGGTAAATATAAAATGATTGAGGTTACTGCGGATACCAGTGCGTTTTCATTTTTTAATTACATAGTTTACAATCCAAGTTTACACACAGCAAATGAGCTTAAAACAATTATTAAGCACGAAGAGTTACACGCTAAGCAAAAACACTCTCTAGATATGTTACTTACACATTTGTTATGTGTATTGCAATGGGCAAACCCGTTTGCTTGGTGGTACAAAAAAATGGTTTCTGTAAACTTAGAGTACCTTGTAGATGATGCAATTGTATCTCATCAAAATAAAAAAGAATACCAGTATTTGTTATTGCAACAGTCTGTACATAGTATGGCATCTTTATCAGTAACCAATACATTTTTTAATTCACTAGTTAAAAAACGTATTGTAATGCTCAACAAAAGCAAGTCCAGAAAAGAAAGCATACTAAAAATGGGGTTGGTAATACCAATGTTGTTTTGTGCTGTTGTTGCATTTAATACAAAAACTATTGCCCAATCTAAATCTGTTTCTAATGACTTAGTTAGTGTGACTCCTAAAATAACAGTTGTTGAAAATAGTAAAACTATAAGAGTAAAAGACTCTGTTAAAACTTTAGAAAATAAAGCTAAAAAACAAGCTAAAGCTGCTCATGTGCAATCAAAAGAAAAGCAGGCAAAAGTGTCTAACACATTTAATTTTCAAATAGAAGATAATGCGCAAGCTACTATTACTCCTGTTTCTATGACTACGCCAATACGTGAAGTCAAAACACCTAAAAATTCTTATTTAACAAGTAAAAAACCTTTAATAATTATAAATGGCGAGGTAATGCCAAGTTCTTTTGATATGAATCTGTTAATTCCTGAAAATATTGAGCATATAAATATCTTTAAGAGTCAATCTGCTATAGATAGGTTTGGTAAAAAAGGAGAAAATGGTGTGGTAGAAATTACAACAAAAAAATAAAAATCAATCTTTAATCAATTAAAAACGAACAGTTATGTTACAAAAAATGAAATCAGTAAAAATAAAAATTAGTGCAGTAGCTATTGCATTACTAATTTGTATGTTAGGGTCAAATGTACAAGCACAATCTAGTAATTTTTCTTTTGTAGGATCAACAAGTAAAGAAAAAATAAAATTGCTAACCATAGACATATTACCTACTACTACAGCTAATGATTTAGCAGGTTTTAGTAAAGACGCAAAAAAGGAAGGTGTAACTTTATCTTTTAGTGATGTTAAACGTAATGATGAGGGAGAGATAACAAGCATATCTGCTACATATAAAACTAAAGACAACGCAACAGAAACATACAAAAAAGAGAAAAAGTGGGGTATAGAGCCTTTCTATTTTTATTTTTCTGTGAAGGAAAAAGACAAAAGTGTTGTATCGGTTGGATTTAAGGCTAAAAATAACAATCAGCTTTCTAACATACTTTTTGTTGTAAACGGACAAGAAGTTCCTAAACCTTTTGATGTTGGTATGATGGATCCTGAAGATATAGAGGCTATAAATGTTTTGAAAAATGAAAGTGCAACAGCTAAATACGGTTCTAGAGGTAGAGATGGTGTTATTGAAATAACTTTAAAGTAAAAAATGAAGAAAATATGTAATATAGTACAGAAATACACTTGTGTTTCTGTACTTTTTTTATGTCTTGGAAGTACATTTAATACCATTGCACAAGATAAAAAAATAGCCAAGCCAAAAATGATTTTTATTGTTGAAGGCAAAGAAGTAACAGAAGAATACCTTTTGGTTTTGCAAAAAGAAAATAAGATAAAAGCAATGCATAATGGTGTTTCTAAAAAAGAGAAAAAAGCCATTGTAAAACGTTTTAAAGAACGATTGGATAACAACTTTGTAATGAAAATAGAAACCTTTTCTGATGAAGAAATATTAGCCAATAAAAAGAAACAGCTAGTTAAGAGTAAGTCTAAACGTAAAGAAGTAAAAGTTGCAAAAAAAGAAGCGGTATCTGCTTCTAAAATTAAAGTTGGTGATACTATTGCTGCTTTTGCCCTAGAAGATATAAATGGAGATGTTTTAAAAAGGGAAGACTTAAAGGGCAAAGTAGTATTGTTAAATTTTTGGGCTACTTGGTGCGTACCTTGTTTACGAGAATTTTATGAAATACCAGAAGTTATTTTGGAACCAAATACTGGTAAAAACTTTGTGTTTATACCAGTCTCTGTTGGAGAAAACCGCTCTACTGTAGTTAAAAAAATGACCGAGCTTAAGGATAGAGGAGTAGACTTTAACGTATATTTAGATCCTAAAAATGAGTTTTACAGTGGCTATAGAAAGCAAGGAATACCGCTAAACTATATAATAGATAAAAATGGAGTGGTTGTTTATATTTCTATGGGCTATAATGAAGATAATCTACAGAAATTAGCAGCTAAAATTAAGCAACTTGTAGACTGATATTTTACTAAAAAAAAGCTTCAAACTATTGGTAAAACCTTTAGCTTGAAGCTTGTTATATTTTTTAAGTTATATTATTTAATGTAAACGGTCTTTTTGTTTACAAACTCTAACATACCTTCTTTAGACAATTCTCTGCCGTAACCAGAGGCCTTTGTGCCGCCAAAAGGCAATCTTGGGTCAGATTTTACCATTTCGTTTACAAAAAACGCACCATCTTCAATTTTGTCTATTGCTTGTCTGGCTGCATCTATATCCTCTGTAAATAACATAGCTCCTAATCCAAATCTGGAGTTGCTTGCAAGCTCTAAACTGTGTTCTTTATTATTTGCCTTTGTAATTGCAGCTACTGGTCCAAATGTTTCTTCCTTAAAAACAGGCATATCCTCTGTAACATTTGTGAGTATGGTTGGTGCATAATTAGCACCATTAAGCGTATTGCCTAAAATTACTTTTGCTCCTTTTTGTACCGACTCATCAACTTGTTTTTTTAATTCTTCAGCCAAATCATTGCGAGCCATAGAAGCCATAAAAGTTTCATCATCTTCAGGGTTTCCAACTTTTAAAGATTCAACTTCTTTTTTAAACCTATCTAAAAACTCATCATATATTCCCTCTTCAACAATAAAACGCTTAGCAGCAATACAGCTTTGTCCTGTGTTTTGAAACCTAGCTTTTACCATAGTTGGTATATAGGTATCTAAATCTGCATTATCCCACACAATACACGCGTTGTTACCACCCAATTCTAGTACAGATTTCTTTAGGTTTTTACCAGCAATACTAGCTATAGATTTACCAGCTTTTTCGCTGCCAGTTACACTAACAGCTTGTATAAAACTGCTTTCTAAAACAGATTCTGTTGCTTTATGGTCTGCAATTATTGTTTGAAAACAACCCTGTGGATACCCAGCATCTGTAAATAAATCTTGTATGGCTAATGCACAACCAGTTACATTTGCAGCGTGTTTTAAAACACCAACATTACCAGCAGTTAGCGTAGGAACAGCAAATCTAAAAACTTGCCAAAAAGGGTAGTTCCATGGCATTACTGCTAGCACACCACCAATAGGATCATAACTAATAAAACTTTCTTGTGCTTCTGTGTCTATAATAGCGTCACTTAAAAAGTTATCTGCGTTTTTAGCATAAAAATCGCATAACCAAACGCATTTATCTATTTCCGCTCTACTTTGTGCTATTGGTTTTCCCATTTCTGCGGTCATCAAAGCAGACAAATCTTCGCGTTTTTTTTCTAATTGTTTGGCTAATTTTTTTAATAAAGAAGTACGTTCTTTAATGCTGGTTTTTTTCCAACTTTTAAACGTTTTCTCTCCTGTTAGTAAAACAGAGTCTATTTCTTGTTTTGTATGTAAATTGTATGTTTTTATATCTTTTCCGTTAAACGGATTTATAGTTGTTATTGTATTGCTCATAGTTGTGATAATTAAAAAATTAGTACTTTTTGCTTTTCAAAATTAAGCAAGATAAAAGTTCTTCTTTGCTGCAAAGCATTAAATTATTGCTAGTATAAAGTTACTTCTTTTTCTTTTTTTCGTTACTCTTATCGGCTCCTTTTTCTGCATCTTTAAAGGCAACATTATCATCTACCTTACCTTTAAAAGCTGAGATCCATGCATTTTTAAAAATGTTGGTTACTGTTGGTAGTATTTTAGTTTTTACATTGGTTAAATCTCCTTCTACAGGAACTTTAGTTGCCAATGTATTTTGTTTCTGGTTTTTTAATATAAACTTAAAAAAGCCCACAAAACCTTCCCATAGGGTTTCAAAAAATCCATCTTCCTTACTAATAAGTTTAGCGTCTTTTAAAATAGGTTTAAAATACCCAGTTAAAAAACCATCTGCAATAGCAATTTCACTATACAAATTAAAGTTACCTTCTTTAAAATCTATGCCGCTATAGTGATTTGTAAAATTGTTTAAGGCAGTTGCATTTGCATTTTCTAAAGCTAAGGAAACATCTATATTAGGAATCTGCTTTACCAAATCCATTTTACCGTCTAGTTTTAATTTACCGTTTCCTATAGATACTGCCGTGGCATTAATAGTAGAAGGTAGGTTGCGCTTTTTTTGCACAACATTTCTAAGGTTATTTGCTTGTAAATTTATGTCTCTTAAATGTAAATCTATACTAGGACTAGTATTAATTTCTACAAAAGCAGCTTTTCCGTTGGTAATAGTTAAGTGGTTAATATCTATAGGAACTATGTCTGTTAATGCTTTAGACCAATCTTCTATATCTGTACTGTCTGTAGTTTTATGATCTTCAAAAACATAAATTATACTGGGCTTAGTTAAATACAACTCACTTACAATTTCACCGTTTAAAAGAGCTCTCCATTGTATAGATATATCTGTTTTATCTACAGCAATAAAAGGAACTTGTGATTTGGCTTCTTTTTTGTTTAAATACAAACCATTAATTACGTATGCACCGCGAATTAAAGAAATGTCTATATCTTTTACGTGACCATAATACCCTGGTATTTCTGCTAAAACATTGTTTACATAATTTTTTACAAGCGTAGGTAAAAGTAGGCGTGCCACTATTACAATAGTTAGTATTGTTAGTGGTATTACATACCTTTTCTTTTTATATATTTTACGCTTACTCACTATGTTATTGGTTATTGTTGTTAGATTTAATTTTGATGTGCTTTTCTACATCTGATGGTGTTTTAATTACATAAAACTTATCTGCATTAATTAAAATAGCGTAGGCTAGTGTTTCTGGGCTATTTTGAAGCACTTTAATACAATCATCAGTAGTAATATCTACTTTGTCTTCACCGTAAATTTCTATAAAATTTGGATGGTCTTGATCTATTAAATCGCATATATTAATGTTTAGTTTATCTGCAATTTCTGCCCATTGTGTGCCAGTAATTTTTGTTTTAGAATTGTCTATGGTAAGTACTTCTTTTTCTGCAGATTTTACATAGCCAATAGTTTGTTTTCCTATGCTATTTTCTGAATTGTATATTAAAGTTACTTTATTATTATCTGTTGCAATTACTCCCATTTTGTTTGTTTTTGTGTGTTAAACTTTATTTTTTGTGGTGTTTTACTCCTTTTTTGTGCCTTTTCCGGTTAAAGCGTCTAGCAGTCCGTTATTAATATTAATCCATAAATAGTTAAAAAACGATTTTGTTGTATTGCGTTCTACTTCAATTTCTCCGTACCTAAAGTTGGTAGGGTTTTGCCTAGAGTCTTTTTTAATTAATAAGTTTCCTAGTTTTGTTAATAGCTTATTTACACCTAGTCTGTCTTTTTTTAATACCTTAAACTTAAAGTTGTTGTAGTTTATTTTTAAATCTCCTAGAGCAGTTTGTTTGTTGCCGCTAACGGTAAAGTACATGCGTTGCATATCACCTTCTGCTTTAACGCGTAGGTTGGTATTTAAAAAAGGATTTATGCTAGGGATATCTAAATTTTTAAAATTTCCCCAAGCCTTAAAAAAGTCTGTTTTTTTTAAGGTATTAAAACTCCAATTTAACTCTAAAGGTGTTTTACCCATTAGTAAAGAGTTTGTGTGTACAACCGTTTTAATGTTTTTATGATTTTGTAGATTAGAAATGGTTGCATTTAAGTTTGTAAAAGTTAATTTTTCTGGAGTTATGTTTTGTTCTAATTTTTCTTGATAGGCAATTTTTCCCTGATTAATTATTAACCTAGTAATTGCTAAATTAAAGGGTAAATCTCTTAGCATTTTACTATACATTGGCTTGTAGCTAAAATCATCGGCAATTAATTTGTCTCTATATACCTCTAGGTTTGGTTTATGAATAGTAAAGTTAGCTATGCCAATGAGTACTTTATTACCTGCAAAACTATAGTTGCAATTATTTATGTGTATGCTGGGTACTTTAAGCTTTACATAGTCACGTTCTGTTTTTATTTTTTGGGATAATTCTTTTTTAGTGTATTTGGTGTTTAGCAGAAGATTTTTAACGGTAAATGACTCGTTTTTAACATCTAATTCATCAACTAAAAGCTCTTCAAACTGGCCTAAATTAGCACGCAATTTTTGGGCAGATATGCTACTGTTTTTATACGTTATTGGTAATTTGTTTGAAGTGCTATTTGTGTTTATCGTTACACCTTTTAAGCTAATAAAAATACGTTTTGCGGCAGCAGTGGTATCAATTTTATTGGTCATAAAATTTACTGTGCCGTTTGTGGTTTTAAATTCTGCAATAGTAATAGGCTTGGCTAGTATTCCGTGTTTTTTAGTTTTGTTAGATTTTTCTGCCGTATTTAATTGGGTGTTGTGGGTTAATTTTGGGTTGTATATAGTAAGTTTATTTGCACCAAGCTTTTTGTGTATTAATAGGTTGGTGTAGCCAATGTTTTTAACCGCTATTTTTTGTGCCTTTAATAGTGTTTTTATCTTGCTACTATCTTTAGTTAACTCTTTAAAAACAATGTTATTTAAAGTAATGTTACCTAATAAAATATTAATATTTATGCTATTGTAACTTACTTTAATGTGGGGAGGCAAATTGTACTGTAAATGTTGTGTTATTGTATGCTTGGCATATAAATAAGTACCTAAAAGAGCAGTTAAGCACAATACAATTGTAGCTATGGTAATTTTTAATATGTTACTCTTTTTTTTTGTCATAGTTTGTGTAGTATTGGCGTAAATTTCACCAAGACTAATTTCCTAAGAAAATTAAAAAACGAGTATCGCAAGCAATTAAATCTTTAACTGATATAGAAAAAGAGTAAAAAAAAGCCCTTTAATTATATAAAGAGCTTTGTAGTGTTAACATGTAATATGTGTTACATTTTTATGGTGAAACCATTTGCGTGTTCTATTGTGTAATACGTGTGGTCTGGATCGTCTCTGTTAAGTTTTAATATTCCTTTTACAGATATTAAATCGTCCATAAAAAAGTTAGGTCTTTTGTCAAAGTACAATTCTATAATAGTTTCTGGCCCTCCATTGCCACAAAAGAAGCATGATGCCATAGGATTGTTAGATAGCATAAAAGAATCTTTTTGTCCTTCTAACACTAAAAAATATCCTGTAATAGAAATTTCTTTTCCTTCTAAAGCTAGCATTTGTTTGCTGTAAGTAGGTTTTAAAAACTCACCTAATTCTGCACCGCCTTCTGGTGTGGTATAATTTACACCTTGTATCATATCTTCCCAATCTAATAATGCTTGCGCAGAAACTAATTGTGCAGAGAATATAAAAAGAAATATAAGGCTTAGCTTTTTTATCATAGTTGTAATTTTTATCAAAGATAGTAATCCAATAATTGTTCCAAATACAATTTTATTTTTCTGAAGATAAAATTTTAGAAACGTTTAGTTTAAAAACAGATAGTGATGCAAATACAGATGCTATTACTGTAATGCCTAAAGTTGCAGCTAATAATATAGCTTCCCACTTGGTAGGAGTTGCTAAATTAAATGTATAACCATAACTGCTTTGTGCGTAGTTAGATATTACCCAGAGGCCAACTCTACCAATTACCCAACCAATAACATAGCCAATAAAGCCTAAAAATAAGCCCTCTAAAAGAACCAGCCATAATAATTGTGCGCTTGTAGCACCGTAAGTACGCAATACAGCCAATTCTTGTCTGCGTTCTCTAATGGCTTTTAAAAGACTAATAAAGATGCTTAAGCCAGAAACCAATAAAATGGCAATAGCAATAAGCTGTATTGTTTGTACGCCAACACCAAGTAACTTAACCAAACGGTTAATTTCTAAAGAGGGTAATGCAGCCTGCATATTGGTTTTGTCATTAATATACCTTGGCAGCTGCATCATTGCCATTGGGTTGCTAAATTGTATTAGTAGTGAGGTTACCTCTAAGTCTTCTTCATGATGGTGGTGCTCATCATCACTATGCTCATCAGCGTGGCTATGTACATCCCAAATACTTTCTAAATTTGTAATAATTAAATTGTCTACTACACTGCCACTTGGTTTTAAAATACCAACTACTTTAAATGGGTGTCCGTGGTGCTCTTCTAAATTTTGGTCTGCTAAACCGTGAGAACTTAAAAAGGTATCACCTAATTTTAGTTGTAATTTTTTTGCTGTTTCGCTACCCAAAACTACTTGCTGTGATTTACTAAACAACTCACCCGTTGCTAACTCTGCATTGTATAATTTTAAGTAACTAGTTTCTGTACCTAAAATACGTACACCTTTATAATTATCACCATAAGAAACAGGAACAGCAGCTTTTACAAGTCTACTTTTTTTGAGTTTTTCTGCTTCTATTAATTTTATATTTCCTGTAGGAGCATCTATATGTAATACAGATGAAAGTACCAATTGTAGTGGACTACCTTTGGCGCCAACAACTAGGTCTACAGGTTTTATATTTTTATCTAAATTACCTTTTACTTGTGCGCTTAGCTGAAGCATAAAGGTAACCAAGGCTACACTTAATACTAAAAGCAGTAAGCTTAATAAAGCATTAAGCGGTTTAGAAATTAAATTTTTAAAACTGAGCTTTACAAGATTCATAAATACAAATGGTTTTTGAACATTGTTTTTACTCTTTGGTCATGGGTAATTATAAGCAAATTTGCATTGCTATTACTAGCTTCTTCCTTTAGTAATGTAACAACCTTTTCACAGTTTTCATCATCTAAACTAGCAGTAGGTTCATCTGCAAAAATTATGTTTGGCTTATTTACTAATGCAAGAGCAATAGACAAACGTTGGCGTTGACCTTCACTTAATGCAGTTACTTTTTTATGTAACAAGTTGCTTATTCCTAGTCTTTCTGCTAATTCTTTTACTCTAGCAGAATCCTTTTTTTTATCAGGAAAATACAGGCGTAATTCTAAATTTTCACCAACAGAAAGTGCATTTATAAAATAATCGTTCTGAAAAATAATTCCCATTTCTCTACCTCTAAAAGCATCTAGTTTTTTTCTAGATAAATTTTGGAGTTCTGTGTTACCCACAGTAATACTACCAGAGCTTGCAGGTAGTAAACCAGCTAATAAATGCAAAAGAGTAGTTTTGCCTACACCAGAAGAGCCTAATATTAGCAAATGCTCTCCTTTTGGCAAAGAAATATCTGGAAAACTAAAGCTGTTTTCTGATGAATATGAAAATTGTAGTTTACTTGTCTTTATCATAAGCTTAAACACAAATATAATAAGTACATACATACCGTTTTTGTATTTATGAATTTATTATGAAATCTGTATTGGTTATAAAAAATAGAAAAAGACCTCTTAATTAAAAGAAGCCTTTTTCTTCACCACAAACCAAACAAATAAACGTTGAATAATCACCTACTCAACAACAATAAGCTTGTTTGTATTTTGTGTATAAACCAACAAACTATTTTTGAGGAGAGTTTATATTTAATTTGTTATTAAACTCTAATGTTCTAATAGGGAACGGTATATTAATGTCATTGGCATTAAATTTGGTTTTTATAGCTCTTATGGCTACACTTTTAGCATCTAACTTGTTTTTTGCGTTTTGTGCATCTACCCAAAATCTGCAAATAAAATTAATAGAGCTGTCTCCAAATTCTGTATAGTAAAATTCTATTTCGGAGTCATCATCATCCTTATATAACTCTCCAATTGCTTCTTTGGTTAATTTTTTCACCAATTCTAAATCAGACTCATACCCAACACCACATGATACAACTATTCTCATACGGGTGGTAAGTGAATAATTTTTAAAGGGGTTTTCAATAATGGTTTTGTTAGGTATAACCACTAAATTATTATCAAACTCTTTAAGTACTAAACTGTTTAAGTTAATATCTATAACCTCTCCAGAATAGCCATTTGTTTCTATCCAGTTTCCTATTTCTATTTTTTTTCTAAACGATAAAACCACACCAGATAAGAGGTTAGATAAAGTTCCTTGCAATGCCAAACCAATAACTAAACCAGATATACCAGCACCAGCCAATAATGTGTTTAAAGTTTTGCTTAGGTCCATTGCACCTAATGCTAAAAATAAACCAAGCAATACTACGGCAGTTGCGCTAATACGCCCAATAAGGTTAGAAATACTATCTTGTGGTATGCGTTTAGAAGCTAGTTTAACTACCCATTTGTTTACAAAACGTGCAGCATAATAAGATACTACCATTACAATAATGGCTACTATTATGTTAGGCAAGTTTTCTATTAATGCAGTTACCCAGCCTTCAATTTTATCATATATGTCTATAAAAGAAGCTTGTATTTTGTCGTTCATGTGGTGTGATTTATAAGGTTAATAATTGTGGTTAAACAATTTACCTTATGAGGTAAGCTCTTTGGCTCTAATTTTTAATTGGTCTTCTGTGTTTTTGCGCCAAGCGTCTAACATCCAACTAGATTTTTCTAAATCTGCAATGTAAGACCCCATAATATCTATTGTACCTTCATCACCAGCTTCTTCTGCAGCTTCAATAGTAATTTTCATTTGTTTTAATATTTTTTGATGATCACTTAAAATTTCAGCAACCATTTCTTTATCAGTAATTAAAGGGGTAACTTCTTTTATAGAAGATATTTTTAAGTACTTGCTAAAATTACTCACTGGGTGGTACCTTAGTGTTAGGACTCTTTCTGCTATTTCGTCAACTTTTACTCTAGCATCTGTGTATAATTCTTCAAATTTCTCGTGTAAATCAAAAAAGTTCTGACCTAAAACATTCCAGTGAAAACTTCTTAATTTTTGATAATACACACTATAGTCTGCTAATAGCATATTTAATTCACCTACTACAGGTACTAATTTGTTGTCGCTAATGTTTAAATAATTCATAAGGTTTGTGGGGTTTAGATTAATTGTTAAAGAATAGAATATCTACTCTTTATGCTTATTTGTTCTATACAAAACTACCCATAACAACCAAGCTAGCTTTGCTCTTTTAAATAGATTATTGACTCAAATGCAAATAGTGAAAAATTATACCTATTATATATATAACTGCATTTATTTACTTGTTTTTAAATGAGTTAAGAATTGCATTGATTGTGTTAAGAAGATCTCTAAACAAGCTTCATCTTTGCTGTATAGAATTTAAGTATTCACAAAAAATAGTATTAACCTTTAAATTAAAAATATTATGTTGAGATGGACAATTACGTTTGTGGTTCTAGCTTTAATAGCTGGAGTTTTAGGATTTGGAGGTATTGCAGCAGGTGCTGCCAGTATCGCTAAAATTTTATTCTTTTTATTTCTGATACTTTTTGTAGTGTCATTAATTACTGGAAGAAAAAGAAACGTTTAGCACACCTAAACTCACACAAATAAACGAGAATATTAATTTTTAAAAAGCAACAACAATGAAAAAGATAGCATATTTTGCAGTATTTGCATTTGCACTAGGTACAGTATTAACTAGTTGTAGAGACACTAAAACTACAGGAGAAAAAATTGAAGACGGAGTAGAAGAAGTTGGAGACGGAATTGAAGAAGGAGTAGAGGAAGTTGGAGATGAGATAGATGATGCCGTAGACGATAACGAATAACTAAAATTAACATAATTTTAGTACAAAAAGACAACGTTAGTGTTGTCTTTTTTTGGTGGTAACACCGTATATTTAATAATTAAAACATAAAACAATGAAAAAGATATTAAGTTTATTTTCAATTTTAGCTCTTACTGTATGTAGTTTACAAGCGCAATCTATTGCAGACAACGCTATAGGATTACGTATTGGTGATAATGATGGTTTTGGTGGAGAAATATCTTACCAGCGCTATTTATCTGAAAATAATAGATTAGAATTTGATTTAGGATGGAGAGATTCTAATGATGTAGATGCTTTTAAACTAGTTGGTTTGTACCAATGGGTTATGCCTTTAGATGGTAATTTTAACTGGTTTGTTGGTGCTGGTGCAGGTATTGGATCTTTTGATGCTGGTGAAAATGATGGTACTTTTGCTTTGGTAGCTGGTGATATAGGTATTGAATATAATTTTGATTTTCCTTTAATTTTATCACTAGATATGAGACCAGAATTAGGATTTAATGATGACTATTCTGATGATTTAGATTTAGATATAGCATTAGGTATTAGATACCAGTTTTAACAAAAACTGATAATAACACACAAAAAGGGGAGGCAATTAAATTTTGCCTCCCCTTTTTTAGTTAGAATAAATGCTTTACTTTTTCTACTAATTTTAGTGGTAAATTATACGGCGGATACCTCAAAGGAGCCTCTAACCAATTGGCT carries:
- a CDS encoding DUF748 domain-containing protein, with amino-acid sequence MTKKKSNILKITIATIVLCLTALLGTYLYAKHTITQHLQYNLPPHIKVSYNSININILLGNITLNNIVFKELTKDSSKIKTLLKAQKIAVKNIGYTNLLIHKKLGANKLTIYNPKLTHNTQLNTAEKSNKTKKHGILAKPITIAEFKTTNGTVNFMTNKIDTTAAAKRIFISLKGVTINTNSTSNKLPITYKNSSISAQKLRANLGQFEELLVDELDVKNESFTVKNLLLNTKYTKKELSQKIKTERDYVKLKVPSIHINNCNYSFAGNKVLIGIANFTIHKPNLEVYRDKLIADDFSYKPMYSKMLRDLPFNLAITRLIINQGKIAYQEKLEQNITPEKLTFTNLNATISNLQNHKNIKTVVHTNSLLMGKTPLELNWSFNTLKKTDFFKAWGNFKNLDIPSINPFLNTNLRVKAEGDMQRMYFTVSGNKQTALGDLKINYNNFKFKVLKKDRLGVNKLLTKLGNLLIKKDSRQNPTNFRYGEIEVERNTTKSFFNYLWININNGLLDALTGKGTKKE
- a CDS encoding ABC transporter permease, with product MNLVKLSFKNLISKPLNALLSLLLLVLSVALVTFMLQLSAQVKGNLDKNIKPVDLVVGAKGSPLQLVLSSVLHIDAPTGNIKLIEAEKLKKSRLVKAAVPVSYGDNYKGVRILGTETSYLKLYNAELATGELFSKSQQVVLGSETAKKLQLKLGDTFLSSHGLADQNLEEHHGHPFKVVGILKPSGSVVDNLIITNLESIWDVHSHADEHSDDEHHHHEEDLEVTSLLIQFSNPMAMMQLPRYINDKTNMQAALPSLEINRLVKLLGVGVQTIQLIAIAILLVSGLSIFISLLKAIRERRQELAVLRTYGATSAQLLWLVLLEGLFLGFIGYVIGWVIGRVGLWVISNYAQSSYGYTFNLATPTKWEAILLAATLGITVIASVFASLSVFKLNVSKILSSEK
- a CDS encoding ABC transporter ATP-binding protein, which encodes MIKTSKLQFSYSSENSFSFPDISLPKGEHLLILGSSGVGKTTLLHLLAGLLPASSGSITVGNTELQNLSRKKLDAFRGREMGIIFQNDYFINALSVGENLELRLYFPDKKKDSARVKELAERLGISNLLHKKVTALSEGQRQRLSIALALVNKPNIIFADEPTASLDDENCEKVVTLLKEEASNSNANLLIITHDQRVKTMFKNHLYL
- a CDS encoding mechanosensitive ion channel family protein encodes the protein MNDKIQASFIDIYDKIEGWVTALIENLPNIIVAIIVMVVSYYAARFVNKWVVKLASKRIPQDSISNLIGRISATAVVLLGLFLALGAMDLSKTLNTLLAGAGISGLVIGLALQGTLSNLLSGVVLSFRKKIEIGNWIETNGYSGEVIDINLNSLVLKEFDNNLVVIPNKTIIENPFKNYSLTTRMRIVVSCGVGYESDLELVKKLTKEAIGELYKDDDDSEIEFYYTEFGDSSINFICRFWVDAQNAKNKLDAKSVAIRAIKTKFNANDINIPFPIRTLEFNNKLNINSPQK
- a CDS encoding Dps family protein, whose amino-acid sequence is MNYLNISDNKLVPVVGELNMLLADYSVYYQKLRSFHWNVLGQNFFDLHEKFEELYTDARVKVDEIAERVLTLRYHPVSNFSKYLKISSIKEVTPLITDKEMVAEILSDHQKILKQMKITIEAAEEAGDEGTIDIMGSYIADLEKSSWMLDAWRKNTEDQLKIRAKELTS
- a CDS encoding DUF1328 family protein, which produces MLRWTITFVVLALIAGVLGFGGIAAGAASIAKILFFLFLILFVVSLITGRKRNV